Proteins co-encoded in one Anopheles moucheti chromosome X, idAnoMoucSN_F20_07, whole genome shotgun sequence genomic window:
- the LOC128307000 gene encoding pupal cuticle protein 27: MKSLLLLSAIVTIIAAQRDYTTPVPILKQINRHNEDGSYSYGYEAADGTFKIETKYPNGEVQGKYGYVDDGGKLREIEYGASNRGFEPQGTDINVPPPTLSNSNYPPLGPNEEDDGQYREDPSIYYKDTRYNSKPAPYNPRPAPVAYNPAPQQYYRNTAAPEAAPATYQPQPQHRFQPQPQQQYYQPAAPVPQQRADYWHPNAKVDINTGSYSLSYTGR; encoded by the exons TTACTACTCTCCGCGATAGTGACGATTATTGCGGCCCAGAGAGACTACACCACGCCGGTGCCCATTCTGAAGCAGATCAACAGACACAACGAGGATGGCAGTTACAGCTACGGTTATGAGGCGGCGGACGGTACGTTTAAGATCGAGACCAAGTACCCGAACGGTGAGGTGCAGGGCAAGTACGGCTACGTGGATGACGGTGGCAAGCTGCGCGAAATTGAGTACGGTGCGAGCAATCGCGGTTTCGAGCCACAGG gtacggacATCAACGTGCCACCGCCGACGCTGAGCAACAGCAACTATCCGCCGCTTGGGCCGAACGAGGAAGACGATGGTCAATACCGGGAGGATCCGAGCATCTACTACAAGGACACGCGTTACAACTCGAAACCGGCACCGTACAATCCGCGACCGGCACCGGTCGCGTACAATCCGGCACCGCAGCAGTACTATCGCAACACGGCCGCCCCGGAAGCCGCCCCGGCCACCTACCAGCCACAGCCCCAGCACCGGTTCCAGCCGCAGCCACAGCAGCAGTACTATCAGCCGGCGGCACCAGTGCCGCAGCAGCGTGCCGACTACTGGCACCCGAACGCGAAGGTGGACATCAACACTGGCTCGTACTCGCTCAGCTACACCGGCAGATAG